In Poecile atricapillus isolate bPoeAtr1 chromosome 1, bPoeAtr1.hap1, whole genome shotgun sequence, the sequence TGATCTAGATGGGAGCCAGGCCATATTAAAGGCGGATAAACCGTCACACTTAGGCTCATGTTAGAATGTAATCCTGTTAAGAGTTTCTTTACAGTATCACGTCATCTGGCATAATTGAAAAGAAATCACTCCTGACTGAAATATGCCTGTGAGAGAGAAAACCATGAACAGTGGTGTACCTAATCATACTGTTTCTATAAAAGGACAATACACAGTATGGGCTATATTACAGTATTACGCTTGCATACCTTTAAAATTTGCATTCATAATGATAAACAGGATTTTTCAGGGTGTCACTTTTTTATCTCCTGCTGTTTGAACCTTGAGGCTGATACCTGATGGTGCTCTAAATAAATGCAGTAATCTACAGGTACAAGGTTGAAGGGTTATAAAAATTTGACTCCTAAGGGTGCTCTCTACAATACCAGTCCATAGGATTCCCAGAAGTAGCATCAGGGACATGTTATAAACTGTACAGCATTTTCAGAAGAACAAGGTTTTATGGATAACCAAAGTAAGTTTCTTTCTGAATGACCTGGATGTTCTTAAATTGTttgaataaatataataataaaaaaaaaaatcaccattttgaaacagtatttttttactaaaattccattttcttggAATCCCAGCCTGAGTTTTGATCTGGATAAAGAAAACTTGGTAAATTACCATGCCCTGGGATCTGCACATTTTGTACTTGTCAAGGTTGATATCCATCATTAGGTCCAACTATGTATAATGTGGGAGTGGGGGGGAAGGGCACAACAATTGTTGGAAACAGCATTTAACAAGACAACATCAAACAACACAGTACCTTTCATAGCATGCTTTAAAGAGTGAGAACGTTTGGTTATAGATCTGAATAATAAATAGTAGCTGTGAACATAAAAAGCATGCTTACAAGCTGAAAATGCACATTAAGGAACTTAACTGTACTAAAGCTAACGCGCTTGTTTATGTAGCCATTCACAGATAACTGTGTAGCAAAATTAAAAGCCATATCTAACCTTTATGGTTTCAAAGGAAGCGTTTTGCAAAACTGCCATAGTCTGAGCTGATATCCTAAAACAAAAACTTAGCAGATGTGAGCCTGTTTCATTTAGTGGAAAGCAAGTTGTGAAGTCCATTGACAGCACAGTTCACATCAGAACCAATATCAAGATGACAGTTTTAGCAAATACATGTCTTACCCCAGGGTATCTTACATTTGTGGACTACCATGCTTATTTTAAGGACTCTCCCCAAAAGTCTCTATTATCATTTTTTTCCGCATTAATTTGGGGGATATATGTAATGGTATTACAGAAATAGAAGCAGAATATTCCAGAGTCTggtagaaaatgaaaaaaccaTAGAGCGTGATTTAATAATACAGCCTAGAGTCTACTCTGTCAGGCATCAGTGAATAGCAGTCATTGAAGTCAGTGGTTCCGCAGAAGAGAAATAATTACCTGACCAAAAAATTTCCGGCtaaatggttttggttttgggttgttttaaGTTCTAGAATTTTAAACAGACTGTGAGAGGACAAAGTATGTAGGTATAGTATGCAAATGGAAGTAATAGATCTAGCCTTCACTGAAGTCACTGAAAGTCCTTCAGTCATTGCAATGACTTTGCATCAAATCTATTTCAAGACTATTTAACAGTAATATTAAGCTAATGTTTAATATTAATGtcttttctccccattttttccccagaaatccATAAAGAGCTCAGCCTTAGAATAGTCTTCTAATAGGTTTGATCTTCCCTATTAAACATTTCATGCtattcagctttttcttttctctttccttttacaGGCAGGCCAGATCTGGCAGATAGCGGATATGAGGACTTTTCTGACTTCAGAAAGCTGACAGAAACCAACAGACTTCAGTGAAATACCCCTCCAAGCACAGAGACTTATGGTAGCTTTAAAGTAACCTGATGTTCATCTGCAAAGACATGGCTATTGGTACCTTCAGCACACATGGAGGAAGGCAACAAACATTGTAACCTGGCTAATAAGACTCTGTTTTCTTTATCAAAAGTAGGAGGTAGGCCAATTATAAAAGGATTATTTCATGCTTAGCCTCCAGGACTTTAACTCTGGCCTGAACACTGGACATAAATAGAAGCCAACTTTAATGACCTGAGATTTTGTTACCTGTCCGTTAGTATCGTTATCAGTTCTTAAACACTCTGgtactttatttctttaaagtAGAAATGGGTTTGTGGACTAAAATGTTGCCCACAGATTGGGCTCTTCTCATGAAATCATGGCTTATCTTTTCCCTGGGGCTCTACATACAGGTCTCCAAAACTTTGGCCTGCCCAAAAGTTTGCCGCTGTGACAGAAACTTTGTCTACTGTAATGAACGAAGCTTGACCTCAGTGCCTCTTGGGATACCGGAGGGTGTAACCGTCCTCTACCTCCATAATAACCAAATTAATAATGCTGGATTTCCTGCAGAGTTGCACAATGTCCAGTCTGTGCACACAGTCTACCTGTATGGCAATCAGTTGGATGAATTCCCCATGAACCTGCCCAAAAATGTCAGGGTTCTCCACCTGCAGGAAAACAACATTCAGACCATTTCACGTGCTGCTCTTGCTCAGCTTTTGAAGCTGGAAGAACTGCACCTGGATGACAACTCCATCTCCACTGTTGGCGTTGAGGATGGGGCGTTCCAGGAAGCCATCAGCCTCAAGCTTCTGTTCTTGTCCAAGAATCACTTAAGCAGTGTGCCAGTAGGCCTTCCGCTGGACTTACAAGAACTTCGTGTAGATGAAAACCGAATTGCTGTCATTTCAGACCTGGCCTTCCAGAATCTTACAAGTCTGGAGCGTCTGATTGTGGATGGCAATCTCCTTACTAATAAAGGCATAGCTGAAGGCACCTTTAGCCACCTCTCCAAGCTCAAGGAGTTCTCAATAGTTCGGAATTCACTGACTTACCCTCCTCCCGATCTTCCAGGTACACATCTGCTAAGACTCTACTTGCAGGACAACCAGATAACCCATATACCGCTTACAGCCTTTTCAAACCTCCACAAACTGGAACGTCTTGATATTTCCAACAATCAACTTCGGATGTTGGCAAAGGGAGTATTTGATAATCTCCATAACCTGAGACAGCTCACTGTAAGGAATAATCCCTGGTTATGTGACTGCAGTATTAAGTGGGTCACCGAATGGCTCAAATTTATTCCTGCTTCCATCAATGTACGGGGTTTTATGTGCCAGGGACCAGAGCAGGTCCGAGGTATGGCAGTCAGGGAGCTCAATATGAATATGTTGTCATGCCCCACCACCACCCCTGGTCTGCCACTCATCATCACCCCAGTCCCAGCTACAACCCTGCCAACTACATTAGTTCCCAGCTCATCATTTCCTTCCTCAAGTAGTAAATATAACCCTCTCACTCCCATCATAGCCACACTCCCCACTGTGCCTGACAGGGAGGACAGAGAAAGGGTGACGCCTCCTTTGTCTGAATGGATTCAGCTCTCCATCCATTTTGTGAATGACACTTGCATCCAAGTCAACTGGATGTCCCTTTTTACCGTGATGGCATATAAACTCACGTGGGTTAAAATGGGCCATAGTCTGGTAGGAG encodes:
- the FLRT2 gene encoding leucine-rich repeat transmembrane protein FLRT2: MGLWTKMLPTDWALLMKSWLIFSLGLYIQVSKTLACPKVCRCDRNFVYCNERSLTSVPLGIPEGVTVLYLHNNQINNAGFPAELHNVQSVHTVYLYGNQLDEFPMNLPKNVRVLHLQENNIQTISRAALAQLLKLEELHLDDNSISTVGVEDGAFQEAISLKLLFLSKNHLSSVPVGLPLDLQELRVDENRIAVISDLAFQNLTSLERLIVDGNLLTNKGIAEGTFSHLSKLKEFSIVRNSLTYPPPDLPGTHLLRLYLQDNQITHIPLTAFSNLHKLERLDISNNQLRMLAKGVFDNLHNLRQLTVRNNPWLCDCSIKWVTEWLKFIPASINVRGFMCQGPEQVRGMAVRELNMNMLSCPTTTPGLPLIITPVPATTLPTTLVPSSSFPSSSSKYNPLTPIIATLPTVPDREDRERVTPPLSEWIQLSIHFVNDTCIQVNWMSLFTVMAYKLTWVKMGHSLVGGIVHERIISGEKQQSSLVNLEPKSTYRICLVPLDTYNNYRTGEDTVCSEATTKASFLNGSNIPSSHEQTTSQNLGSPFLLAGLIGGAVIFVLVVLLSIFCWHMHKKGRYTSQKWKYNRGRRKDDYCEAGTKKDNSILEMTETSFQIVSLNNDQLLKGDFRLQPIYTPNGGINYTDCHIPNNMRYCNSNVSDLEHCHT